The Acidobacteriota bacterium genome contains the following window.
TAGATCAATTTATGCTATACTTCTCAAATTCGATCCGGCGTTCTTAGGCCGGAAATTATCAGCCTGAAAAGGAGTGTTTTGCTGTCGGACAATACCGACAGATGTATTAATTTTTGATCCGCAATGGACGACCCTGCTAGTTTGCTTTTGCTTTTTGCTGCCGATATTGAGAGCGCGGCGGAAATGCCAACGCTTCTCTCCTCAATTCTTAAGATCCTACTCGTCATCTTTCTGGTCCTCGCGAACGGCTTTTTTGTTGCGAGCGAATTTGCGCTTGTCGCGGTCCGTAAATCGCGTATCGAGGCAATGGCGAGCGAAGGTGAGCCGGCCGCGGTTCGGCTGCTGGCGATGCTCAACAACTTAAGTGCGTATATCTCGGCAACGCAGTTGGGCATTACGCTCTCGTCGCTTGGGTTAGGTTGGGTTGGTGAACCGGCGATCGCGGCCTTGCTGGACCCGGTTCTCGTCAGCGTAGGGAATATGACCGGAGCTGCGTTCCTCACCTCCGGAGCGGTACTACATACGATCTCGTTTGCGATCTCATTTTCGATCATCACTTTTCTGCATATCGTTTTTGGCGAGTTAGCTCCAAAAACAGCGGCATTAGAGTTATCCGAAAAGGTCTCGTTTGTTGTTGCTGCTCCGCTGAGATTGTTTTACGTGATCTTCAGTTATCCGATACGAGCTCTCGACTGGACCGGCACCAAAACAGTTCGGCTCTTTGGGCTGAATGCATCGGGTGAACACGGCTCAAGTTATACCGAGGACGAGATCCGCGGACTGATCAAGCTATCCCAGGAAAGCGGCCATCTCAACGAAGAAGAGCAGCGATTGATCAATAAGGTCTTTGAATTTTCAGAAACGACCGTCAAAGAGGCGATGATACCGCGAACCGAGGTTATCGCTGTTCCGGAATCGAGTTCGCTGACCGAGATAGCCAGGCTTTTTGGCGAGAGCGGTTTTTCGCGATTACCGGTATATCGAGGCTCGCTCGACGACATAGCGGGCGTCATACACAGCAAGGACCTGGTCAGTTACGTCAATCGTCCAAAATCCTTCAAGATCGAAGAGATCATTATCAAGCCTAGTTATGTAGTCGACACTGCACGCCTCGAAGACGTCCTGCGGCAGATGCAGCGTGAAAAGTTCCATTTTGGCTTCGTCGTTGATGAGCACGGCGGTATCGAGGGGATAATCACGCTTGAAGATCTGCTCGAAGAGATCGTTGGCGACATCTCGGACGAGCATGACGAAGAGGTCAACGAACAGATCGATCCACAGCCCGACGGCAGCTGCCTGCTCGATGGCGGGCTCGCCGTTCGCGACCTGAACCGGCGGCTCGATATGAACATTCCGATCTCGGAAGGCTATACGACGATAGCGGGATTTCTAATGTCTGAAGCAGGGCAGATCTTATCGGAGGGGCAGACGGTTCCATATAATGGGCACGTTTTTACGATCGAAAAGGTTGAAAAGCATCGCGTAATCCAGATCAGGATGCAAAAAAACGGCTCGGAAAGTGACATCGACGGCTGATCCCGTCAAAATCTCGTTTCAAGACCATGAAAAATCACGCACTGACCTTTTTGATCACGGGTACGGTTTTGATCGCCGCAACCCTCGGCTGCGGCGGAATGAAGAGTGAGCCTGATTGGACGAAAAGCAAGCGGATCGCAGGCAAGGACAAAGGCCTGTCGCATGTGTCCGGGCTCGTCGTTGACGAAAAATTTGCCTATGTCGTCATTGGCGGAACCGTCGCCGATCAGAACGAAGGCCACAGCGGACTTCGGCGTGTGGATCTGCAAACGGGCGAGGTTTCGTCGATCGATGATGGCAAGAGCATTCCCCAATCGGAGAATGGCGGAATCGCCCAGGATGATAAGTTCATTTACTGGAACGCCGCCGGAAAGATCTGGCGTGCATCAAAATCCGGCGGAACGCCCGAGGCGATAGTCAGCGAAAACGTCGGGATCGGCATCGACATGGCGGTCGATAATGAGAAAATTTACTGGATGAATCACGGATACTATTCGGCAGGCCAGCAATCAGTTCCGAAGCCGGTTTTTGTTGCCCCGAAAACGGGCGGAAAGGTTGAGATATTTACCGACAATCAAAATATCCCGCACAGTCTGGTCGTCGACGAAAAATTCATCTACTGGCACACCTCGACCGCTCTGATGAAACAGCCGAAATCAGGCGGAACGCCACAGGCAGTCTACACGCCGCCCGACGGAGCAGGCCTCGATGAACTGTCACAGGATGCCGAAAATCTGTATTTTGGCTTTAGAGCCAAAGGCGACTCGCGGTGGGCACTGATGAAGGTTTCTAAGCAAGGCGGCGAACCAACTACTTTCGTGAAAAGATTCTCACTCTATCCGCTGGCCGTAGATGACAAAGCTGTCTATTTTTTTGATGAAGGCTCGTTGACGAACAACTCGCTCTGCAAGGTCGCAAAAACCGGAGGCGAAGTCGCGATACTGGATTCAGGTTACACCAGTGGAGCCATCGCCCTTGGCGGAGCGAATGTATATTTCGCGAGCCTCGACGATATCTTTAGTATCTCAAAATAAGTAAAAACGACGGTGAAACACAACCTGCTGACAAAATCGATCGTGGTCACGGGATTCATTTTGTTTGTCGTGGCGGTGAGTGTCTATGCTCTTCGCGGTCGATACGTCGGTATCCGGGAAGGTAAGGCCGATGCGAATTACATTAGGTCCACTGATTGCCGCACTTGTCACGAAGACCATTTCGCATCCTGGCGAAAAACGCATCACAGCCGAATGACGCAGGATATCACCGTCGGCACTGTTCAGGGCGATTTCGAAAAGCAGAACACGCTCGATTACCTTGGCGTCAAAGCAAAAATGGAAAAGCGTCCGACGGGCTTTTTCATGAATTTTGCATATGCTGACGGGAAAACGGAATCGTTCAAGATCGAGCGGACGGTCGGTTCGCGGCGGATAGAGCAGTACGTGGCGAAGCAGAATGGCCAGTATTTTCGCCTACCTGTAGCGTACGACCTGATGAACAAGCGCTGGATGAGCCTCAACGGCTCCTTCTTTTATCCGGACGGCGATAATTACAAACAGCATTTCACGCAATGGGACACGAACTGCGTTTTCTGCCACAACGTAAAGGCCCAGCCGAATTACAATTTCGATACGAAACTTTCCAGAACCGAGGTCAGCGAACTCGGCATCGCCTGCGGAGCCTGTCATGCGCAGGGTGCCGAACACGCGGAGGCGGCACGATCGCCACTGACACGGGCTTTGTGGCGAGCGAATGCAAATTCTGACACGAAGATCGTCGATCCGCTCGAGCTCGATTCCGACCGTTCGATGATGGTCTGCGGACATTGCCATGGACAGCGTGTTCCTGAGCCATTTGATCGAATTCGTGAGATCCTGGGCAAGGGCGACCCATTCGATGCGGGCGGTGATCTCTCGAAATACTATCGTCCCGTTCACGCAGATACCTCGATCGGAGAGCTGTCGTTTGCCAATCGTTTCTGGTCGGATGGCTCTCCGCGGCTCACCGCATACGAATATCAAGGTGTCACCGGCTCAGCCTGTTTTCTCAAGGGTGAAAAAGGGAAACGGATCACATGCACCAGCTGCCACACGATGCACGAGGGCGACATCAAAGGCCAGATCACCGAAGAAAAACGCACGAACGTAGCCTGCACGCAATGTCACACGCAGCTGCGTGACGAAACCGCTCTGAAAACGCACACGAAGCATGAGATCAATTCGGCAGGAAGCAGCTGCTACTCTTGCCACATGCCCGAGGTTATTTACGGCGTTCAGGCGATCCACAAAACGCATTTGATCACGGTGCCGAACCCGAGCTTGACCATCGAAAAAAGCGTTCCAAACGCGTGTAATCAATGCCACGTGGACCGCTCGGCCAATTGGGCGGTCGATCAGGCGAAAGCACTGTGGCCGTCTAGATATGATACGACAACGGCTTCGAAGGACAGCCAGTTCGACACGCCGGAAGGTGTTCGGGGGCTTTTCGGAGGCGATGCTTTGACTCGGGCTTTGATGGCGGATGCGTTGACAAAACACGCAGACCCGAAATGGGCGGCTGGATTTTTGATCGAGGCGTTTGCAGGTGATAATTATCCAGTAGTTAGATATTTTGCTGCTAACGGCATCGCGGCAGGCAACAGCTCGATCACAAAGCCCGACTATCTGGCAACCGAAAGTGCGAGAACCAGCCAGATCAGACCGTGGATAGATTCGATCGACGCGGCCCGAATGGCCGAAATTAAACATACTGCTCTCGATCTGCGAAAAAAACGAAAAGATGTCGATCTGGAGGTCGGTGAATAGTGGCTGAAAACGAGGAAAAACCGGCAGCATCATTCGGGATCGCGAAGCAGGCGTGGTTCGGCTTGGCGTTTTGGATGGCGTTTGGGTTGCTTGTCGAAGGGCTGATCGGCTTTCGTTCGCCGGCATACTTGCAGGATCCGGTTCGCCGCGAGGTTTTTCGGCTTGCTCACGCACATGGAACCCTGCTGAGCATTTTGCTGCTTGTTGTTAATCTGTACATACAGAAAGGCCTGGCCGCACCGCCGAATCTTGGCGTTTTGCTTCTGCGGATCGGAGTCCTCGTAATGCCGATAGGGTTTCTGCTTGGCGGCATCTGGCATTTTGAGAGCGATCCGGGAATCGGGATATTTTTTGCTCCGATCGGCGGTGTTTTGGTGGTTTTCGGCGTTGTTGCTTTAGCCCTCTCCAGCCGCGATAAGGTACGATAACTATTTGCTTTTATACATCTACAGGAGTCTTTAACTAATGAGCATCATTGAACAGGTATGGGCGCGGGAAATAATGGATTCGCGCGGTAATCCGACTATCGAGGCGGAAGTTATTTTGGAAGACGGGACGACGGGCCGTGCGGCGGTTCCGAGCGGCGCTTCGACCGGTGAGAACGAAGCTGTCGAGCTGCGTGACGGCGATATGCACCGTTATATGGGCAAAGGCGTTCTCAACGCGGTTGCCAACGTCAACGACAAGATCAGCCGCGAGGTCGAAGGGCTCGATTGCCTTGATCAAACGCTTATCGATCAAACGATGATCGACTTTGACGGCACTGAGACGAAGTCGAAGCTTGGTGCGAACGCGATCCTCGCTGTCTCACTCGCTAACGCCCGCGCGGCGGCCGCGTTCCAGGAAATGCCGCTCTATCGCTACATCGGCGGCACGAACGCCAAAACGCTGCCCGTCCCGATGATGAACATCCTCAACGGCGGTGCTCATGCGGATAATAACGTAGATTTTCAGGAATTCATGGTGATGCCGGTCGGTGCGGAGAGCTTTTCTGAGGCTTTGCGGACGGGTGCCGAGATCTTTCATAATCTAAAGGCGGTTCTTAAAGCACGCGGTTATTCCACAAGCGTGGGCGACGAAGGCGGTTTTGCACCGAACCTGAAATCGAACGAAGAAGCCGTCGAGACCATTCTCGAGGCGATCGAGAAAGCCGGTTACAAAGCGGGCGAAAACGTCAAGCTCGCGCTCGATCCCGCATCGAGCGAGTTTTATAAGGAAGGCAAATACGTTTTCAAAAAGAGCGATAAACGCGAGCTTTCCTCCGACGAAATGGCCGCGTATTGGGAAGATTGGTGCATAAAATACCCGATCATCTCGATCGAAGACGGAATGGCCGAGAACGATTGGGACGGTTGGGTAAATCTCAGCGGCCGCATCGGCAAAACCGTGCAGATCGTGGGCGATGACCTGTTCGTGACCAATACAAAGTTTCTGCAAAAGGGAATCGAAGTCGGTGCGGCAAACTCGATCCTGATAAAGGTCAATCAGATCGGCACGCTCACGGAAACGCTTGATGCGATCGAGCTTGCCCGCACAAACAACATGACCGCCGTCATCTCGCATCGCTCGGGCGAAACTGAAGACAATTTCATCGCCGACCTTGCGGTCGCAACCAACGCCGGGCAGATCAAGACAGGAAGCCTTTGCCGCTCGGACCGTATCGCGAAATACAACCAGCTGCTGAGGATCGAAGAAGACCTCGATTCGTCGGCCAGGTATCCGGGACGGAAAGCGTTTTATCAGCTGAGGTAATGCCCTATTTGCCCCGCTTATGGATTTGCAGGGATGAAATAGATAAATGGGATAACGAAAAGTTGATCCTTTTTATCCTCTTCATCCCTGTTCCACGTTTAAGAAATCGGCGTATGAAAAAGATCATCGTCATCGGCTCTGGCGGGGCAGGAAAATCGACGTTCTCCCGGCGGCTGGGCGATGCTCTCGGCATTCCCGTCATACATCTCGATCAGCTCTATTGGCGGCCGAATTGGGACAAAATGCCAAAGCCCGATTGGGAAGCGACTGTTGCCGAACTCGTAAAAGGCCATTCGTGGATAATGGATGGTAACTTCGGCGGAACCCGGGAAATGCGTATGCGGGCGGCCGATACAATTATTTTTCTTGATGTACCAAGACGCATCTGTCTGTATAGAGCGATCAAGCGGGCACTAAAATATCGGGGAACGAACCGTCCTGATATGGCCGAGGGCTGTAACGAAAAGCTCGACCTCGAGTTCATCGGCTGGGTTTGGAACTATCCAGGGCGGGCGCGAAAAAGGATCATTGACGAGATGAAGGAATTTCCGGACAAGCGTTTTGTGACGCTTCGTTCATCCTCTGAAATTGACCTTTTCTTCGAACGGATAAAAAATCAGTCATATGGAATGGACCAAAGATGAATTTCTGATCACAACCGCAAAAGGTCGGCTCAATATCGATGTTATCCAGTCTTTTCTTCAGAACGACTCCTACTGGGCGCAAACTCGCACGATCGAACAGACCAGGACTGCGATCGACAACTCCATCTGCTTCGGCCTTTTTGACGGCGAGAGGCAGATAGGATTTGCCCGTGTGGTTAGCGACTGCGCGACTTTTGCATATATCGGCGATGTGTTTGTGATCAACGAATATCGCGGTCGCGGGCTTAGCAAATGGCTGATGGAGGTCATTGTTTCTCATCCCGACCTGCAAGGTTTGCGGCGCTGGGTTTTGGCTACTCGTGATGCTCATGGGCTGTATGCTCAGTACGATTTTAACCCGCTGGTTCACCCCGACCGCTGGATGGAGCGAACGGCTCCGGACGCATACTGAACCTCGAAAGAAAGTCTTGCTTTTACCTGACCCGTTCAAGTTATAATTGTTGTTGACGCTTCTATAGCGGAATAGGGTTTCACGCTTCGTATTCTCGCCCATTTTATCTTCGCGTCATGGGGTTTTCTAGCATAGTTCATGTCAACTAAGTCGAATATTAGGCGGCCGGTCGCACTCGTCATTCTGGATGGCTGGGGCTACGCTCCGCGTACCGAGGGCAATGCGATCGCGATCGCTCACACGCCATATTACGACCAGATCTGCAGCAGCTACCCGATGACGACGCTCGCGGCGGCGGGCGAGAAGGTCGGCCAAACTGGCGACCAACCTGGCAATGCCGAGGTCGGACATCTCAACATCGGAACCGGCCGGGCCGCTCAAACCGAGATCGCGAGAATTCAGAAGGCTATAACGTCGGGCGAGTTCATGGAGAATCCGGTCCTGAATCGGGCTTACGCAAGAGCCAAGGAAAACGGCTGTGCGGTCCATCTGATCGGCCTTCTAAGCGACGGCGGAGTTCATTCATCGACTGAGAATCTTTTTGCGTGCGTACGCTTAGCCAAGAAACACGGGCTGAAAGACGTTTTTATCCATTGTATCCTCGACGGCGTCGATGTTCCCGAACGTACCGCCGACATTTACGTTGAGGCCCTCGAAATTAAACTTGCTGACATCGGCCTCGGGCGGATCGCGACACTTTGCGGCCGCTTTTTTGCGATGGACGCGAACGAGAAATGGGAGCGCACCGCTCGAGCCTTCACTATGCTCGTCCACGCCGAAGGCGAGCGTTCGCACGATGCCGTAACCGCTATCCGCAACTCGTTCCTGCGCGGCATCTCTGATGAATTCATCTCGCCGATCGTTATCGAAACCGCTCCGGATGTTCCGATGGCGACCGTCAAGAATGGCGATCTCGTTGTATTTTTCAATCACCGGCCTGACACGATGCGGCAGCTCGTGCGTTCGCTTTGCATCCCGGAGGGGGCGAGCGGAGCAAAACCAGTCGTCGATACCGTTTGCTTGACCGAATACGATCGCGGTTTCAACCTTCCGGCGGCGTTCAGACAGGAGCCGGAGGTCAATACGCTGACCGACGTTCTATCCGCTTCGCAGATACCGAATATTAAGATCACCGAGGTCTCAAGAGCTCCGCATCTGACATATTTCTTCGACGGCGGCAACGAGGCGGCACAGGCGTCTGAACAGGAGCTGATCGTCAGCAGCAGGCTGCCGTCTGCCGAGGTTTATCCGGAATCACAGAGCTTTAAGATAACCGACAAATTTCGCGAGGGTGTTGAGGCTGCGCCGAATGGATTTTTTGTGGTCAACATCCCGGCAGCAGATATGATGGCTGAAACGGGAGATCTCAATAAAACGGTTTCGGCGATCCAATACATTGATACGTGCCTCGGGGGCATTTGCGATACGGTTCGTGAGGCGGGTGGCATCGTCATGATCACCTCAACGCACGGCAATTGCGAGGAGATGATCCACGCGGAAAGCGGAGAGCCAAACCCGTTGCCGACCGCCAATTCGGTCCCATTCCACCTTGTCGATGATAAGGCAGGAAATATGCGGCTTTTTGAAGGCGGTTCTCTTGCAGATATTGCGCCAACGATACTTGGGGTTCTCGATATCGAGAAGCCTGCCGAGATGACGGGCAAAGACCTCAGATGTACCTAAAATTCGCCGATCTTTGATCCCCCTCAACTTAGTTCCTGGATAAAAAAAGAATCAGCTATTCGCGCTTTTCTGTTGCGGGGATTTTTACCTATAATTGTGTCTCCACGTTAACTAAAACGAGCAATTATGGTAGAAGAATTTGCGTTCGACAATGCTGACGAACGCCGAAAAGTGCGTCAAAACGGGACCGGTTGGATCGAGGTGATCGCGGGCTCAATGTTCTCAGGCAAGTCTGAGGAACTTATCCGCCGTCTGAAGCGGGCGAGGATCGCGCGGCAGAAGGTGCAGGTTTTCAAGCCGGCGATCGACGCCCGCTATTCGGTCGAGGAGATAGCTTCCCACTCCGGGCACAAACACGATTCGATCCCGGTTGCGAATACTGCCGAGATGATGTCGCACGTAAAAGAAGACACCGAGGTGATCGGGATCGACGAAGGCCAGTTTTTCGACATGGCGATCCTTGAAGCTGTAAACGGCTTGGCAGAAAGCGGGATCCGCGTGATCATCGCCGGGCTGGACCAGGACTACACGGGCCGGCCGTTCGAGCCGATGCCGCAGCTGCTTTCGATCGCCGAGTTTATCACTAAAACCCACGCCATTTGTGTAAAGTGCGGCTCGACCGCCAACTACTCGCAGCGAACCGTCGAATCGGACGCCCGCGTTGAGGTCGGTGCCGCCGACAAATACGAGGCACGCTGCCGGCAGTGTTTCGTTCCGCATGCTGATGCTCCGACGCTGCACGAATAAGCGTTTTTTGGGGGAAGAATTTTGTGCAGATCGAAAAAGCCGCGACAAAAGTGTGAATCGATTCACACTTTGCGTGAAAACCCGACAAACAGTGCGTTTTAGCGGGTAAAAGCTACGATTGGTCGAGGTGGTTTCAGGCTTTGTCGGCTCGAAATGGCCTGATTGGTAGAGGTAAAGCGAAGATTGGTCGAAGGTCTTTCGTGAAAAAGTACTCTACCAATTTTTTTCGTCCTGCGAATGAAAATCGGCTGCCCGAAATAATTGAATTTCGGGCAGCCAAAAGTTTGTTTGCCGGCTGATTACTTCACCGCCTTCATCGAATAAAGGATCGCCGGGAAATCGTCGGTGTGCTTTCCGAAGTTCGAGCCTTTGGTCGAGGTCATGACGTTTAGCTGCTGCGTCTGGCCGAGGTATTTGCGGTAGGCGATCCACTGGTGCCGCCTCGGATCGTCCTTACCCTCGGGCGGTGCTTCGACAAACTCAACGCCGACTATCCCATCGATATCGACCATTTTAACCGATTCGTACTTGCCGTTTTTAAGCTGCTGCATGGCCTGGTCATAGTATGCCTTGAGGCTGATGTCCATCGGGAAGCTGTCGCCGAGCGTTGAGATATTCACGAGCAAAAATGCGTTATCGGGCGAGCTGTAGTTAAAGCCGTCCTTGGTGACCGACATCTTCTTCCAGCCGGCAGGCAGTTTCCACGAGAGGCCTTGATCGTCCCATTTTGTCTCGGTACCGCCGTCGATGACCGCTTGCTGCGTCACTGACGGTTTCGCTTTTTCAGCGGTTGGAGCTGCATTTGTATTCGGCGGAGCGGTGCCGTTCGAATTATTGCTGGAGACGTTGGAGTTACTTGCCGGGCCGCCGGACAAACCCTTGAGCTTATCCTGCAGGCCGCAGAATGTGAGGGCAAACGATAAGACGCCGAATGCGAGCAATGATTTCATCATATTAATTTCTCCTCGAAGTGGTTTAAGTTGCCCTATTGTTATCGGAAATCGCAAAAAATGCAATCGACGTTACTATTATGGGCTGACGGCTTTCTTTTGTTCTGCAAGTTTGGCCCGATGAGCTTTCTCTGCGTCCGCGGCGTATTTTCCGAATTCATCTGAATCGATAAATGGATTTGGCTCACGCCTGGCCCTTATCTTTTCTGCCTTTTCAAACAGGTCGAAAAATGATCCGTGTGACGCGAGGAAAACATCCGGCTTGAGCGTTTTCATCACGGCGAAGGTTTTTTCGTAATCGGCGACGATGTCCGGATAGTTTTTATTGCCGAAGAATTTATAGCCGGGGCTTGAGGCACTGCCCCAGAACAGAACCTTGTACTTACGGCCTTTTTCGGTCACGGTGTATTCCCACGCCGTGCAGCCTTTCGTGTGGCCGGGTGTGAAGATCGCGGTCAGCGTGGCTCCACCGAGCGAGATCTTTTCGCGGTTCTGAATGACGCGATCGACCTTAATCGGTTCATAAGAAAGTTCATCGCCCCAGGTGAAATCGTTTTTCCCGCCGTCCTCGATCATAACCTTGTCGAGCGGGCTCGCTATCATTTTTGCACCGCTCAGGCGCTTAAGCTCGGCAAATCCACCGGCGTGGTCAAAATGTGCCTGCGTGTTGACCATCAGCCTGATCTCCTCGGGTTTGAAACCGAGCGTGCGGATATTTTTGATGATCTGCGGAGCAGTTTGTGGAAAACCGGCGTCAACCAGAATGTGGCCCTTTGGCGTTACGATCAAAAACGAAGTGACCTCAGACGCTCCAACATAATATACGTTCCCAATGATCCGAAACGGCTCGACCGGCATATTAGACCGGCGGTCGTCTTCGGACTTTTGGGCGAAGATGCTCACAAATGAAAGAGCGAGGAAGAAAAGCGATACAAGGAATTTCATATCGAAAGAATATGCACAAGCCCACGCGTAAGCAAGGGCGGATCAGTCAGCGCAAGCTATTTGAATGAGTTTTATGCCCAACCCAAAATGTCCAATTGTGTGATCCGCCCTTGCTCACGCGCGGGCTTTCAGCATTTTTTCTGCAAGAAAACGAGCGAGACTGCGTTCCGAAAATATACAGCGACGCTCTCCACATTATGGAAAAGATCAAAAGGAGTTTGTAATTATGAAAAACCAGAGAATCACAGGGCTGATCGCCGTCGCTGTATTTACGTTGACCGCCGCCTTTTCGGCCCTTGCACAGACTGATGGATACCGCATATCGTCGCCCTACACGCACAAAAATCTCACTATCTTCCTGATTCACGGCAAAGACCAGAACACCAAGGGCAACGTCATGACACTGCAGGAAGCCATGGAGCGAAAGCTGTTGGTCGTGTACGAAACATCTGAGGTGAACGAGCTTGAGGTCGAAAATCTGTCGAAGACACAGGACGTTTTCATCCAGTCGGGCGATATTGTGAAGGGCGGAAAACAGGACCGTGTGCTGGCGGTGAGCATCATAATTCCCGCACGTTCGGGCCGGGTGAAGATAGACGCTTTTTGCGTCGAATCAGGCCGCTGGGAAAAACGCGGCGGTGAAGAATCAACGAAATTTACAAGTTCGAACGACCGTATTGTTTCAAAGGACCTGAAGATCGCGGCAAACGCCACGCGTTCGCAGCAGGAGGTCTGGAATCAGGTCAGTAAGGCTCAGGAAAAGCTCAGCAAAAACG
Protein-coding sequences here:
- a CDS encoding GNAT family N-acetyltransferase; amino-acid sequence: MEWTKDEFLITTAKGRLNIDVIQSFLQNDSYWAQTRTIEQTRTAIDNSICFGLFDGERQIGFARVVSDCATFAYIGDVFVINEYRGRGLSKWLMEVIVSHPDLQGLRRWVLATRDAHGLYAQYDFNPLVHPDRWMERTAPDAY
- a CDS encoding HlyC/CorC family transporter translates to MDDPASLLLLFAADIESAAEMPTLLSSILKILLVIFLVLANGFFVASEFALVAVRKSRIEAMASEGEPAAVRLLAMLNNLSAYISATQLGITLSSLGLGWVGEPAIAALLDPVLVSVGNMTGAAFLTSGAVLHTISFAISFSIITFLHIVFGELAPKTAALELSEKVSFVVAAPLRLFYVIFSYPIRALDWTGTKTVRLFGLNASGEHGSSYTEDEIRGLIKLSQESGHLNEEEQRLINKVFEFSETTVKEAMIPRTEVIAVPESSSLTEIARLFGESGFSRLPVYRGSLDDIAGVIHSKDLVSYVNRPKSFKIEEIIIKPSYVVDTARLEDVLRQMQREKFHFGFVVDEHGGIEGIITLEDLLEEIVGDISDEHDEEVNEQIDPQPDGSCLLDGGLAVRDLNRRLDMNIPISEGYTTIAGFLMSEAGQILSEGQTVPYNGHVFTIEKVEKHRVIQIRMQKNGSESDIDG
- the eno gene encoding phosphopyruvate hydratase, which produces MSIIEQVWAREIMDSRGNPTIEAEVILEDGTTGRAAVPSGASTGENEAVELRDGDMHRYMGKGVLNAVANVNDKISREVEGLDCLDQTLIDQTMIDFDGTETKSKLGANAILAVSLANARAAAAFQEMPLYRYIGGTNAKTLPVPMMNILNGGAHADNNVDFQEFMVMPVGAESFSEALRTGAEIFHNLKAVLKARGYSTSVGDEGGFAPNLKSNEEAVETILEAIEKAGYKAGENVKLALDPASSEFYKEGKYVFKKSDKRELSSDEMAAYWEDWCIKYPIISIEDGMAENDWDGWVNLSGRIGKTVQIVGDDLFVTNTKFLQKGIEVGAANSILIKVNQIGTLTETLDAIELARTNNMTAVISHRSGETEDNFIADLAVATNAGQIKTGSLCRSDRIAKYNQLLRIEEDLDSSARYPGRKAFYQLR
- a CDS encoding 2,3-bisphosphoglycerate-independent phosphoglycerate mutase; protein product: MSTKSNIRRPVALVILDGWGYAPRTEGNAIAIAHTPYYDQICSSYPMTTLAAAGEKVGQTGDQPGNAEVGHLNIGTGRAAQTEIARIQKAITSGEFMENPVLNRAYARAKENGCAVHLIGLLSDGGVHSSTENLFACVRLAKKHGLKDVFIHCILDGVDVPERTADIYVEALEIKLADIGLGRIATLCGRFFAMDANEKWERTARAFTMLVHAEGERSHDAVTAIRNSFLRGISDEFISPIVIETAPDVPMATVKNGDLVVFFNHRPDTMRQLVRSLCIPEGASGAKPVVDTVCLTEYDRGFNLPAAFRQEPEVNTLTDVLSASQIPNIKITEVSRAPHLTYFFDGGNEAAQASEQELIVSSRLPSAEVYPESQSFKITDKFREGVEAAPNGFFVVNIPAADMMAETGDLNKTVSAIQYIDTCLGGICDTVREAGGIVMITSTHGNCEEMIHAESGEPNPLPTANSVPFHLVDDKAGNMRLFEGGSLADIAPTILGVLDIEKPAEMTGKDLRCT
- a CDS encoding DNA topology modulation protein encodes the protein MKKIIVIGSGGAGKSTFSRRLGDALGIPVIHLDQLYWRPNWDKMPKPDWEATVAELVKGHSWIMDGNFGGTREMRMRAADTIIFLDVPRRICLYRAIKRALKYRGTNRPDMAEGCNEKLDLEFIGWVWNYPGRARKRIIDEMKEFPDKRFVTLRSSSEIDLFFERIKNQSYGMDQR
- the bla gene encoding subclass B3 metallo-beta-lactamase, encoding MKFLVSLFFLALSFVSIFAQKSEDDRRSNMPVEPFRIIGNVYYVGASEVTSFLIVTPKGHILVDAGFPQTAPQIIKNIRTLGFKPEEIRLMVNTQAHFDHAGGFAELKRLSGAKMIASPLDKVMIEDGGKNDFTWGDELSYEPIKVDRVIQNREKISLGGATLTAIFTPGHTKGCTAWEYTVTEKGRKYKVLFWGSASSPGYKFFGNKNYPDIVADYEKTFAVMKTLKPDVFLASHGSFFDLFEKAEKIRARREPNPFIDSDEFGKYAADAEKAHRAKLAEQKKAVSP
- a CDS encoding thymidine kinase; translation: MVEEFAFDNADERRKVRQNGTGWIEVIAGSMFSGKSEELIRRLKRARIARQKVQVFKPAIDARYSVEEIASHSGHKHDSIPVANTAEMMSHVKEDTEVIGIDEGQFFDMAILEAVNGLAESGIRVIIAGLDQDYTGRPFEPMPQLLSIAEFITKTHAICVKCGSTANYSQRTVESDARVEVGAADKYEARCRQCFVPHADAPTLHE